In the genome of Hymenobacter taeanensis, one region contains:
- a CDS encoding aldehyde dehydrogenase family protein produces METLEKPTTLVDRPKFKSHYDNFIGGKWVAPVKGQYFENPSPIDGQAFCKVARSTKEDIELALDAAHKAFETWKHSSATTRSNMLMKIADVIEQNLQHLAAVECVENGKAIRETLNADLPLVVDHFRYFASVIRAEEGSATELNETTLSMNINEPLGVVGQIIPWNFPLLMATWKLAPALAAGCCVVMKPAEQTPASIMVLMELIQDLLPPGVVNVVNGFGLEAGKPLASSPRIQKVSFTGETTTGRLIMQYASENIIPVTMELGGKSPNIFFKSVMDADDDFLDKAIEGAVMFALNQGEICTCPSRMLVHEDIYDELMPRVIERVKAIRLGNPLDMETMMGAQASNDQFEKILSYLEIGKAEGAEVLTGGDAYQQEDGALAEGYYIQPTVFRGHNKMRIFQEEIFGPVLSVTTFNTTEEAIAIANDTLYGLGAGVWTRDAHELYQVPRAIQAGRVWVNCYHDYPAGAPFGGYKSSGFGRENHKMMLSHYRQNKNMLISYSQQKLGFF; encoded by the coding sequence ATGGAAACCCTAGAAAAACCCACCACTCTCGTTGATCGGCCCAAGTTCAAGTCTCACTACGACAACTTCATCGGCGGCAAGTGGGTGGCTCCGGTGAAAGGTCAGTACTTCGAAAACCCTTCGCCCATCGATGGGCAAGCCTTCTGTAAAGTAGCCCGCAGCACCAAGGAAGATATTGAGCTGGCTCTGGATGCGGCGCACAAAGCCTTTGAAACCTGGAAGCATTCATCGGCCACCACGCGCAGCAACATGCTCATGAAGATTGCCGACGTGATTGAGCAGAATCTGCAGCACCTGGCCGCCGTGGAGTGCGTGGAGAACGGCAAAGCCATCCGCGAAACCCTTAACGCCGACCTCCCGCTGGTGGTAGACCACTTCCGGTATTTCGCCAGCGTTATTCGGGCCGAAGAAGGCTCTGCTACCGAGCTGAACGAAACGACACTGTCGATGAACATCAACGAGCCCTTGGGCGTGGTAGGCCAGATCATTCCCTGGAACTTCCCGCTGCTGATGGCTACCTGGAAGCTGGCCCCGGCCCTGGCCGCGGGCTGCTGCGTGGTAATGAAGCCCGCCGAGCAGACGCCCGCCTCCATTATGGTGCTCATGGAGCTGATTCAGGACCTGCTGCCACCCGGCGTGGTAAACGTGGTGAATGGTTTCGGGTTGGAAGCCGGCAAGCCCCTGGCCTCGTCGCCGCGCATTCAGAAGGTGTCGTTTACGGGCGAAACCACCACGGGCCGCCTGATTATGCAGTACGCCTCCGAAAATATCATTCCCGTGACGATGGAGCTGGGCGGCAAGTCGCCGAACATCTTCTTCAAATCAGTAATGGATGCCGACGACGACTTCCTGGATAAAGCCATTGAAGGTGCCGTGATGTTTGCCCTCAACCAAGGCGAAATCTGCACCTGCCCCTCCCGTATGCTGGTGCACGAAGATATTTACGACGAGCTGATGCCCCGCGTTATTGAGCGCGTGAAAGCTATCAGGCTGGGTAACCCGCTGGATATGGAAACCATGATGGGTGCCCAGGCCAGCAACGATCAGTTCGAGAAAATCCTGAGTTACCTGGAGATTGGCAAGGCCGAAGGCGCCGAGGTGCTGACCGGCGGCGACGCCTACCAGCAGGAAGACGGGGCCCTGGCCGAGGGCTATTACATTCAGCCTACCGTGTTCCGGGGCCACAACAAAATGCGCATCTTCCAAGAAGAAATCTTTGGGCCGGTGCTGTCGGTGACTACCTTCAACACCACCGAGGAGGCCATTGCCATTGCCAATGATACCCTCTACGGTCTAGGCGCCGGCGTCTGGACCCGCGATGCCCACGAGCTGTACCAAGTGCCCCGCGCTATTCAGGCCGGCCGCGTGTGGGTGAACTGCTACCACGACTATCCCGCGGGTGCCCCATTCGGCGGCTACAAATCGTCGGGCTTCGGGCGCGAGAACCACAAGATGATGCTCTCGCACTACCGCCAGAACAAGAATATGCTCATCAGCTACAGCCAGCAGAAGCTCGGCTTCTTCTAG
- a CDS encoding DUF779 domain-containing protein: MTTEPTPRVLVTAAAEATIDLLRDEHGPLMFHQSGGCCDGSSPMCFAAGEFRVGGNDVWLGQIHGCDFFMSASQFEYWKHTQLTVDVTKGRGASFSLEIPLGVRFLIRSRLFTEEEATNMAPVYDGEEYQDRPGA, translated from the coding sequence ATGACCACTGAACCCACCCCACGTGTGCTGGTTACAGCCGCTGCCGAAGCTACCATTGACCTGCTGCGCGACGAGCACGGCCCCCTCATGTTTCACCAGAGCGGCGGCTGCTGTGATGGGTCTTCGCCTATGTGCTTTGCCGCTGGCGAGTTTAGGGTAGGCGGTAACGATGTGTGGCTAGGCCAGATTCACGGCTGCGACTTCTTTATGAGCGCCTCTCAGTTTGAATATTGGAAGCACACCCAACTCACCGTCGACGTGACCAAGGGCCGGGGCGCCAGCTTCTCCCTGGAGATTCCGCTGGGGGTGCGGTTTCTGATTCGCTCGCGCCTGTTTACCGAGGAAGAGGCCACGAACATGGCCCCGGTATATGATGGGGAAGAATACCAAGATCGGCCGGGAGCGTAG